In Kitasatospora sp. NA04385, a single genomic region encodes these proteins:
- a CDS encoding GNAT family N-acetyltransferase has protein sequence MTVRTRVELPTDTAETRRVHMAAFPGPEEADLVDALRRDAAWLPALSLVAVDDREVVIGHALLTRLRIGNGKGLALAPVAVAPEWQRKGVGTAVVRAALAAAAEAGERVVVVLGDPGYYARFGFTPAADHRITGPFDVPDGYFQALPLPGADGVPHGVCRYPAPFAEV, from the coding sequence ATGACCGTACGAACCAGAGTCGAACTCCCCACCGACACCGCCGAGACCCGGCGGGTGCACATGGCGGCCTTCCCAGGCCCCGAAGAGGCGGACCTGGTGGACGCGCTGCGCCGCGACGCCGCCTGGCTGCCCGCACTGTCCCTGGTGGCGGTGGACGACCGCGAGGTCGTCATCGGCCACGCCCTGCTCACCCGGCTGAGGATCGGCAACGGGAAGGGCCTCGCGCTGGCGCCCGTCGCGGTCGCCCCGGAGTGGCAGCGCAAGGGCGTCGGCACCGCCGTGGTGCGGGCCGCGCTGGCCGCCGCCGCCGAGGCGGGCGAGCGCGTCGTGGTGGTGCTGGGCGACCCCGGCTACTACGCCAGGTTCGGCTTCACGCCCGCCGCCGACCACCGGATCACCGGGCCCTTCGACGTCCCCGACGGGTACTTCCAGGCCCTGCCGCTGCCCGGCGCCGACGGCGTCCCGCACGGCGTGTGCCGCTACCCCGCGCCCTTCGCGGAGGTCTGA
- a CDS encoding replication-associated recombination protein A, protein MDEPDLFTHAAEERQSAEPGRAPLAVRMRPRTLDEVAGQRQLLKDGSPLRRLVSGAKGPAATSSVILWGPPGTGKTTLAHVISRAVEGRFVELSAITHGVKEVRAVIDGARRAVGMTGRETVLFLDEIHRFSKAQQDSLLPAVENRWVTLIAATTENPYFSVISPLLSRSLLLTLESLTDEDVRALLRRATADERGLGGSVELSAEAEDHLVRLAGGDARRALTTLEAAAGAALEQGETVLTLAATETAVNQAAVRYDRDGDQHYDVASALIKSIRGSDVDATLHYLARMIEAGEDPRFIARRLMISASEDVGLADPTALPTAVAAAQAVALIGFPEARIILSQAAIALALAPKSNAAYLAIDAALADVRQGLAGAVPPHLRDAHYGGAKKLGHGGGYRYPHDLPEGIAAQQYAPDEVHGKEYYRPTRRGGEARYAEIAEWTRARLKGE, encoded by the coding sequence GTGGACGAGCCCGACCTTTTCACGCACGCTGCCGAAGAACGCCAGAGCGCCGAGCCGGGCCGCGCCCCGCTCGCGGTGCGGATGCGGCCGCGGACGCTGGACGAGGTGGCCGGGCAGCGGCAGCTGCTCAAGGACGGCTCGCCGCTGCGGCGCCTGGTCTCCGGGGCCAAGGGCCCGGCGGCCACCAGCTCGGTGATCCTGTGGGGGCCGCCCGGGACGGGCAAGACCACGCTGGCGCACGTGATCAGCCGGGCGGTGGAGGGTCGGTTCGTCGAGCTCTCGGCGATCACGCACGGCGTCAAGGAAGTCCGGGCGGTGATCGACGGCGCCCGGCGCGCGGTCGGGATGACCGGCCGGGAGACGGTGCTGTTCCTGGACGAGATCCACCGCTTCTCCAAGGCCCAGCAGGACTCGCTGCTGCCCGCCGTGGAGAACCGCTGGGTCACCCTGATCGCCGCGACCACCGAGAACCCGTACTTCTCGGTGATCTCCCCGCTGCTCTCGCGCAGCCTGCTGCTCACCCTGGAGTCCCTCACCGACGAGGACGTCCGCGCCCTGCTGCGCCGCGCCACCGCCGACGAGCGGGGCCTGGGCGGCAGCGTGGAGCTGAGCGCGGAGGCCGAGGACCACCTGGTGCGCCTCGCCGGGGGCGACGCGCGGCGGGCGCTGACCACGCTGGAGGCGGCGGCCGGGGCGGCGCTGGAGCAGGGCGAGACGGTGCTGACCCTGGCGGCGACCGAGACGGCGGTCAACCAGGCCGCGGTGCGCTACGACCGGGACGGCGACCAGCACTACGACGTGGCGAGCGCGCTGATCAAGTCGATCCGCGGCAGCGACGTGGACGCCACGCTGCACTACCTGGCCCGGATGATCGAGGCGGGGGAGGACCCGCGCTTCATCGCCCGCCGCCTGATGATCTCCGCCAGCGAGGACGTCGGCCTGGCCGACCCGACCGCGCTGCCCACCGCCGTCGCCGCCGCCCAGGCGGTCGCCCTGATCGGCTTCCCGGAGGCCCGGATCATCCTGTCCCAGGCGGCCATCGCGCTCGCCCTGGCGCCCAAGTCGAACGCCGCCTACCTGGCCATCGACGCCGCCCTGGCGGACGTCCGGCAGGGCCTGGCCGGCGCGGTGCCGCCGCACCTGCGGGACGCGCACTACGGCGGGGCGAAGAAGCTCGGCCACGGCGGGGGCTACCGGTACCCGCACGACCTGCCGGAGGGCATCGCCGCCCAGCAGTACGCGCCGGACGAGGTGCACGGCAAGGAGTACTACCGGCCGACCCGGCGGGGCGGCGAGGCCAGGTACGCGGAGATCGCCGAGTGGACCAGGGCCCGGCTCAAGGGGGAGTAG
- a CDS encoding regulator has product MGSTSGAGRLPAEVTSFVGRAAELDALAGLVGRARLVTVTGPGGVGKSRLALRAAALLADGFPDGAHLAEVAPVRDPLLLGHAVLEALRLTDHTARPPLDVLVEQLADREALLVLDGCEHLVAACAELVDALLRAAPGLRVVATSRQSLRTAGEHLLPLAPLACEPVGGGADPEAALLFADRAAAVLPGFRLDHRNRNGVALLCRRLDGVPLALELAAGRLRTLSVEQLAARLEDRFRLLTGGDRTAPARHRTLRTAIGWSHELCTMQERLLWARLSVFAGGFDLEAVEYVCAGHGLAADEVLELVDSLVDKSVLDRLDGDGAVRFRMLDTLREYGAGWLRAGGDRPRLLRRHRDWYLGLATWGEVEWFGPRQARTAERTRLAHPNLRAALEFSLAEPGEEQLALVLAGTLWYFWVCTGHLGEGRHWLDRALALAPEPTEARAKALWVTGYLATLQGDLDRARPALEECRRQALDTGDDRALAYAVHRQGCAALIGDEPVRAAELFEEALWHYDALGELNSHVLMAMFELALAHFFQGHEEDGRAWIERLRETCEEHGEQWAYGYCLYAMAFARRQGGDLGPARALARESMRLHHLFRDLLGIVLAMDLLALLATEGPDADLGEARVLQGAAHRIWRAVGTPFFGSRSFNGPHLECERRARDGLTEQECAAAFRLGSRLDLDAAVRRALGGGSPRERETPPRSEDRGGVPLAGQRE; this is encoded by the coding sequence ATGGGCAGCACGTCGGGGGCGGGCAGGCTCCCCGCGGAGGTCACCAGCTTCGTCGGCCGGGCCGCCGAACTCGACGCGCTGGCCGGTCTGGTGGGCCGGGCCCGGCTGGTCACGGTGACCGGCCCGGGCGGGGTCGGCAAGTCCCGGCTGGCCCTGCGCGCCGCCGCGCTGCTGGCCGACGGCTTCCCGGACGGCGCGCACCTGGCCGAGGTCGCCCCCGTGCGGGACCCGCTGCTGCTGGGCCACGCGGTGCTGGAGGCGCTGCGGCTGACCGACCACACCGCCCGCCCGCCGCTGGACGTGCTGGTCGAGCAACTGGCCGACCGCGAGGCCCTGTTGGTGCTGGACGGCTGCGAGCACCTGGTGGCCGCCTGCGCCGAGCTGGTGGACGCGCTGCTGCGCGCCGCCCCCGGCCTGCGGGTGGTCGCCACCTCCCGGCAGTCGCTGCGCACCGCGGGCGAGCACCTGCTGCCGCTGGCCCCGCTGGCCTGCGAGCCGGTCGGCGGCGGGGCCGACCCGGAGGCGGCGCTGCTGTTCGCCGACCGCGCCGCCGCCGTGCTGCCCGGCTTCCGGCTGGACCACCGCAACCGGAACGGCGTGGCACTGCTCTGCCGCCGGCTGGACGGCGTCCCGCTGGCCCTCGAACTGGCCGCCGGCCGGCTGCGCACGCTCTCCGTGGAACAGCTGGCCGCCCGGCTGGAGGACCGCTTCCGGCTGCTCACCGGCGGCGACCGGACGGCACCGGCCCGGCACCGGACGCTGCGCACCGCGATCGGCTGGAGCCACGAACTCTGCACGATGCAGGAACGTTTACTCTGGGCCCGCCTCTCGGTCTTCGCCGGCGGCTTCGACCTGGAGGCCGTCGAGTACGTCTGCGCCGGGCACGGCCTGGCCGCCGACGAGGTGCTGGAACTCGTCGACTCGCTGGTCGACAAGTCCGTCCTGGACCGGCTCGACGGCGACGGCGCCGTCCGCTTCCGGATGCTCGACACGCTGCGCGAGTACGGCGCGGGCTGGCTGCGGGCCGGCGGCGACCGGCCGCGGCTGCTGCGCCGCCACCGGGACTGGTACCTGGGCCTCGCCACCTGGGGCGAGGTCGAGTGGTTCGGCCCCCGGCAGGCCCGGACCGCCGAGCGCACCCGGCTCGCCCACCCCAACCTGCGCGCCGCGCTGGAGTTCTCGCTCGCCGAGCCCGGCGAGGAGCAGCTCGCCCTCGTCCTGGCCGGCACCCTCTGGTACTTCTGGGTCTGCACCGGCCACCTCGGCGAGGGCCGGCACTGGCTCGACCGGGCGCTGGCGCTCGCCCCCGAGCCCACCGAGGCCCGGGCCAAGGCGCTCTGGGTCACCGGCTACCTGGCCACCCTGCAGGGCGACCTGGACCGGGCCCGGCCCGCCCTGGAGGAGTGCCGCCGCCAGGCCCTGGACACCGGCGACGACCGGGCGCTGGCCTATGCCGTCCACCGGCAGGGCTGCGCCGCCCTGATCGGCGACGAGCCGGTCCGCGCCGCCGAGCTGTTCGAGGAGGCGCTGTGGCACTACGACGCGCTCGGCGAGCTCAACTCCCACGTCCTGATGGCCATGTTCGAACTCGCCCTGGCGCACTTCTTCCAGGGCCACGAGGAGGACGGCCGGGCCTGGATCGAGCGGCTCCGGGAGACCTGCGAGGAGCACGGCGAGCAGTGGGCGTACGGGTACTGCCTGTACGCGATGGCCTTCGCCCGGCGGCAGGGCGGCGACCTGGGCCCCGCCCGGGCCCTCGCCCGCGAGTCGATGCGGCTCCACCACCTGTTCCGCGACCTGCTGGGGATCGTGCTGGCGATGGACCTGCTGGCGCTGCTGGCCACCGAGGGCCCGGACGCCGACCTGGGCGAGGCCCGGGTGCTGCAGGGCGCCGCGCACCGGATCTGGCGGGCCGTCGGCACCCCGTTCTTCGGCTCCCGCTCGTTCAACGGCCCGCACCTGGAGTGCGAGCGGCGCGCCCGCGACGGCCTGACCGAGCAGGAGTGCGCGGCGGCCTTCCGGCTCGGCTCCCGGCTCGACCTGGACGCCGCGGTCCGCCGTGCGCTCGGCGGCGGCTCCCCGCGGGAACGGGAAACGCCCCCGCGGTCCGAGGACCGGGGGGGCGTTCCGCTCGCGGGTCAGCGCGAGTAG
- a CDS encoding LysR family transcriptional regulator, which translates to MDVDTRMLRYLTVVGEEGQLTAAAARLGVSQPTLTKQVRALERQLGVELFLRSRAGMVPTAAGAELLARATGLLAGWEEALRAARRAAAETGGELRVGFEGATINLLGREAVEDFARRMPGWRVRMRQNDWFDETSGLASGELDLALWHAPASMAERYAHALLGTEERWVVLAADHRLADRDAVDLAELWEEPFVAIPEQAGVWRDYWLGGPERGERPVRVGAVAHNADEWMAAVACGQGVGFAPRSVDRWARRPDVRCLPVRGLSPSLVGLFRLPGRAATPAMEAFAESCRLHLEVQYRATGGGRSPAGSGAQTSAKGAG; encoded by the coding sequence ATGGACGTGGACACCCGGATGTTGCGCTACTTGACGGTGGTCGGCGAGGAGGGCCAGCTGACCGCGGCCGCGGCCCGGCTGGGGGTGAGCCAGCCGACGCTGACCAAGCAGGTGCGGGCGCTGGAGCGGCAGTTGGGGGTGGAGCTGTTCCTGCGCTCGCGGGCCGGGATGGTGCCCACGGCGGCGGGCGCCGAGCTGCTGGCGCGCGCCACCGGGCTGCTGGCCGGCTGGGAGGAGGCGCTGCGGGCGGCCCGGCGGGCGGCGGCGGAGACCGGCGGGGAGCTGCGGGTCGGCTTCGAGGGGGCGACGATCAACCTGCTGGGCCGGGAGGCGGTGGAGGACTTCGCCCGCCGGATGCCCGGCTGGCGGGTGCGGATGCGGCAGAACGACTGGTTCGACGAGACCTCCGGCCTGGCCTCGGGCGAACTGGACCTGGCGCTGTGGCACGCCCCGGCGTCGATGGCCGAGCGGTACGCGCACGCGCTGCTGGGCACCGAGGAGCGCTGGGTGGTGCTGGCGGCCGACCACCGGCTGGCGGACCGGGACGCGGTGGACCTGGCGGAGCTGTGGGAGGAGCCGTTCGTGGCGATCCCGGAGCAGGCCGGGGTGTGGCGCGACTACTGGCTGGGCGGCCCGGAGCGCGGCGAGCGGCCGGTGCGGGTCGGCGCGGTGGCGCACAACGCGGACGAGTGGATGGCCGCGGTGGCCTGCGGGCAGGGGGTGGGGTTCGCGCCGCGCTCGGTGGACCGCTGGGCGCGCCGTCCGGACGTGCGCTGCCTGCCGGTGCGCGGGCTGAGCCCGAGCCTGGTGGGGCTGTTCCGGCTGCCCGGCCGGGCGGCCACGCCGGCCATGGAGGCGTTCGCGGAGTCCTGCCGGCTGCACCTGGAGGTGCAGTACCGGGCGACCGGTGGCGGCCGGTCACCCGCGGGGAGCGGCGCTCAGACCTCCGCGAAGGGCGCGGGGTAG
- a CDS encoding DUF6167 family protein, translating to MVRRIFWMAVGAGATVWAMNKANEAVHRLTPDSLSGTAARGALRFGDAARRFALDVRAGMDERERELRADLGLDGTAVVEPPRRRALSGAAADDGARAISAAPGSPAAALPPSARTERRTTPQTIVAKPRQRELPGRTTDRKDPH from the coding sequence ATGGTGCGCAGGATCTTCTGGATGGCCGTCGGCGCGGGCGCCACGGTCTGGGCCATGAACAAGGCCAACGAGGCGGTGCACCGCCTCACCCCCGACTCGCTGTCCGGCACCGCCGCCCGCGGCGCCCTCCGGTTCGGCGACGCCGCCCGGCGCTTCGCGCTGGACGTCCGCGCCGGCATGGACGAGCGCGAGCGCGAGCTGCGCGCCGACCTCGGCCTGGACGGCACCGCGGTCGTCGAGCCGCCGCGCCGCCGGGCGCTGAGCGGCGCGGCCGCCGACGACGGGGCCCGAGCTATCTCGGCGGCCCCGGGCTCCCCGGCCGCCGCCCTGCCCCCGTCCGCGCGCACCGAGCGCCGCACCACCCCCCAGACCATCGTTGCCAAGCCCCGACAGCGCGAGTTGCCGGGCCGCACGACCGATCGGAAGGACCCCCACTGA
- a CDS encoding DUF948 domain-containing protein — MSVGELAGLLVAVFWAVLVTLLAVVLVRLSKVLREATVLVAAVTEQAVPLLRDANAAVRSAHEQLERVDEITANVQDAAADAKALSSTVAATLGGPLVKVAAFSHGVRKAVARQRAGAVAVPQQAGEREELARMIRAEVRAQAAPRRGLLSKVRRAVRG; from the coding sequence GTGTCCGTGGGAGAGCTGGCCGGGCTGCTGGTGGCCGTCTTCTGGGCGGTCCTGGTCACCCTGCTCGCCGTGGTGCTGGTGCGGCTGTCCAAGGTGCTCCGGGAGGCGACCGTGCTGGTCGCCGCCGTCACCGAGCAGGCCGTGCCGCTGCTGCGGGACGCGAACGCCGCCGTCCGCAGCGCGCACGAGCAGCTGGAGCGGGTCGACGAGATCACCGCCAACGTGCAGGACGCGGCGGCCGACGCCAAGGCGCTGTCGTCCACCGTGGCCGCGACGCTGGGCGGGCCGCTGGTGAAGGTGGCCGCGTTCAGCCACGGCGTGCGCAAGGCGGTCGCCCGGCAGCGGGCCGGGGCGGTCGCGGTGCCCCAGCAGGCCGGTGAGCGCGAGGAGTTGGCCCGGATGATCCGGGCCGAGGTGCGGGCCCAGGCGGCGCCGCGCCGCGGGCTGCTGTCCAAGGTCCGCCGGGCCGTGAGGGGCTGA
- a CDS encoding L-threonylcarbamoyladenylate synthase produces the protein MAKYFDVHPETPQPRTVSTVVASIRDGALIAYPTDSCFALGCRLDNREALDRIRTIRKLDERHHFTLMCEDFAQLGKFVQLDNNVFRAVKAATPGSYTFILPATKEVPRRLLHPKKKTVGVRIPDHPVTRALLAELGEPLVSSTLLLPGEEEPMTQGWEIKERLDHVVDAVVDSGECGTVPTTVVDFSGGEAEIVRYGAGDPERFE, from the coding sequence ATGGCGAAGTACTTCGACGTGCACCCCGAGACGCCCCAGCCCCGCACCGTCTCCACCGTGGTGGCGAGCATCCGCGACGGCGCCCTGATCGCGTACCCCACCGACTCCTGTTTCGCCCTCGGCTGCCGGCTGGACAACCGCGAGGCACTGGACCGGATCCGCACCATCCGCAAGCTCGACGAGCGCCACCACTTCACCCTGATGTGCGAGGACTTCGCCCAGCTGGGGAAGTTCGTCCAGCTCGACAACAACGTCTTCCGCGCGGTCAAGGCGGCCACCCCCGGCAGCTACACCTTCATCCTCCCGGCCACCAAGGAGGTGCCGCGCCGGCTGCTGCACCCCAAGAAGAAGACGGTCGGCGTCCGCATCCCCGACCACCCCGTCACCCGCGCCCTGCTCGCCGAACTCGGCGAGCCGCTGGTCTCCAGCACCCTGCTGCTGCCCGGCGAGGAGGAGCCGATGACCCAGGGCTGGGAGATCAAGGAGCGGCTCGACCACGTGGTGGACGCGGTGGTCGACTCCGGCGAGTGCGGGACGGTGCCCACCACCGTCGTCGACTTCTCCGGCGGCGAGGCGGAGATCGTCCGCTACGGCGCCGGGGACCCGGAGCGCTTCGAGTGA
- the rpsD gene encoding 30S ribosomal protein S4, which yields MANQKRPKVKIARALGVPLTPKSVKYFEARPYPPGQHGRGRKQNSDYKVRLTEKQRLRAQYDLSEKQMARAFEAAKKVEGKTGEALVGLLEVRLDSLVLRSGIARTIYQARQMVVHGHIEVNGSKVNKPSFQLKPGYVVTVKEKSKEKVPFQVAREGGNAGEGQTPKYLEVNLKALAFRLDRAPQRREVPVVCDEQLVVEYYSR from the coding sequence ATGGCGAACCAGAAGCGCCCCAAGGTCAAGATCGCCCGTGCTCTCGGCGTTCCGCTGACCCCGAAGTCCGTCAAGTACTTCGAGGCCCGTCCGTACCCGCCCGGCCAGCACGGCCGCGGCCGCAAGCAGAACTCCGACTACAAGGTCCGGCTGACCGAGAAGCAGCGTCTGCGCGCGCAGTACGACCTCAGCGAGAAGCAGATGGCGCGTGCCTTCGAGGCCGCCAAGAAGGTCGAGGGCAAGACGGGCGAGGCCCTGGTCGGCCTGCTCGAGGTCCGCCTCGACTCCCTGGTGCTGCGTTCGGGCATCGCCCGCACCATCTACCAGGCCCGCCAGATGGTCGTGCACGGTCACATCGAGGTCAACGGCTCGAAGGTCAACAAGCCGTCGTTCCAGCTGAAGCCGGGCTACGTCGTCACGGTGAAGGAAAAGTCCAAGGAGAAGGTCCCCTTCCAGGTGGCTCGCGAGGGCGGCAACGCCGGCGAGGGCCAGACCCCGAAGTACCTCGAGGTCAACCTGAAGGCCCTGGCCTTCCGCCTGGACCGCGCGCCGCAGCGCCGCGAGGTTCCGGTCGTCTGCGACGAGCAGCTCGTCGTCGAGTACTACTCGCGCTGA
- the alaS gene encoding alanine--tRNA ligase, translating to MESAEIRRRWLRFFEERGHTVVPSASLVADDPTLLLVNAGMVPFKPYFLGEIKPQFSRATSVQKCVRTLDIEEVGKTTRHGSFFQMCGNFSFGDYFKEGAITFAWELLTSPVADGGYGLEPEKLWITVYQDDDEAEQIWRDKIGVPAERIQRLGMKDNFWSMGVPGPCGPCSEINYDRGPAYGEEGGPAVNGERYLEIWNLVFMQYERGHGDGKDGFEILGDLPSKNIDTGLGLERLAAVLQGVDNLFEIDTSRMILDRAAELTGHTYGAEHKSDVSLRVVTDHFRTALMLVGDGVTPGNEGRGYVLRRILRRAIRNMRLLGATEPVAKDLIDVSIKAMAPQYPELEADRKRIETVVVAEENAFLQTLRSGTSLLDAAVTETKQSGGAVLSGEQAFKLHDTYGFPIDLTLEMAEEQGLQVDEAGFRRLMQEQRDRAKADARAKKMGHADVAAYREVADRAGASVFTGYANTEGEATVVGLLVDGVPSPAATEGDEVELILDRTPFYAEGGGQLADHGRIRLDSGAVVEVRDVQQPVPGVIVHSGGVLFGEVVLGASAYATIDTDRRRAVSRAHSATHLTHQALRDALGPTAAQAGSENAPGRFRFDFGSPAAVPGSVLTDVEQKINEVLVRELDVTAEVMTMDQARKQGAIAMFGEKYGDSVRVVTIGDFSKELCGGTHVGNTAQLGLVKLLGESSIGSGVRRVEALVGVDAYKFLAREHTVVSQLTELVKGRPEELPEKISGMLAKLKDAEKEIEKFRAEKVLQAAAGLAEGAEDVRGVALVAARVGDGTGADELRKLVLDVRARLGSRPAVVAAFTVANDRPLTVIATNEDARGRGIKAGELVRAAAKTLGGGGGGKDDVAQGGGTDPAAVAAAIEAVRALVAERA from the coding sequence ATGGAGTCGGCAGAGATCCGCCGCCGCTGGCTGCGCTTCTTCGAGGAGCGCGGCCACACCGTCGTACCGTCGGCCTCGCTGGTCGCCGACGACCCCACCCTGCTGCTGGTCAACGCCGGCATGGTGCCCTTCAAGCCGTACTTCCTGGGCGAGATCAAGCCGCAGTTCTCGCGCGCCACCAGCGTGCAGAAGTGCGTGCGCACCCTGGACATCGAGGAGGTCGGGAAGACCACCCGGCACGGCTCGTTCTTCCAGATGTGCGGCAACTTCTCGTTCGGCGACTACTTCAAGGAAGGCGCCATCACCTTCGCCTGGGAGCTGCTGACCAGCCCGGTGGCGGACGGCGGCTACGGCCTGGAGCCGGAGAAGCTCTGGATCACCGTCTACCAGGACGACGACGAGGCCGAGCAGATCTGGCGCGACAAGATCGGCGTCCCGGCCGAGCGGATCCAGCGCCTGGGCATGAAGGACAACTTCTGGTCGATGGGCGTCCCCGGCCCGTGCGGCCCGTGCTCGGAGATCAACTACGACCGCGGCCCCGCGTACGGCGAGGAGGGCGGCCCGGCGGTCAACGGCGAGCGCTACCTGGAGATCTGGAACCTGGTCTTCATGCAGTACGAGCGCGGCCACGGCGACGGCAAGGACGGGTTCGAGATCCTCGGCGACCTGCCGAGCAAGAACATCGACACCGGCCTCGGCCTGGAGCGCCTCGCCGCCGTCCTCCAGGGCGTCGACAACCTCTTCGAGATCGACACCTCGCGGATGATCCTCGACCGCGCCGCCGAGCTCACCGGCCACACCTACGGCGCCGAGCACAAGTCGGACGTCTCGCTGCGCGTGGTCACCGACCACTTCCGCACCGCGCTGATGCTGGTCGGCGACGGCGTCACCCCCGGCAACGAGGGCCGCGGCTACGTGCTGCGCCGCATCCTGCGCCGGGCGATCCGCAACATGCGGCTGCTGGGCGCCACCGAGCCGGTCGCCAAGGACCTGATCGACGTCTCGATCAAGGCGATGGCCCCGCAGTACCCGGAACTGGAGGCCGACCGCAAGCGCATCGAGACGGTCGTCGTCGCCGAGGAGAACGCCTTCCTGCAGACCCTGCGCTCCGGCACCAGCCTGCTGGACGCCGCGGTCACCGAGACCAAGCAGTCCGGCGGCGCGGTGCTCTCCGGCGAGCAGGCGTTCAAGCTGCACGACACCTACGGTTTCCCGATCGACCTGACCCTGGAGATGGCCGAGGAGCAGGGCCTCCAGGTCGACGAGGCCGGCTTCCGCCGCCTCATGCAGGAGCAGCGCGACCGCGCCAAGGCCGACGCCCGGGCGAAGAAGATGGGCCACGCCGACGTCGCCGCGTACCGCGAGGTCGCCGACCGGGCCGGCGCGTCCGTCTTCACCGGCTACGCCAACACCGAGGGCGAGGCCACCGTGGTCGGCCTGCTGGTGGACGGCGTCCCGTCGCCCGCGGCCACCGAGGGCGACGAGGTCGAGCTGATCCTCGACCGCACCCCGTTCTACGCCGAGGGCGGCGGCCAGCTCGCCGACCACGGCCGGATCCGCCTCGACTCCGGCGCGGTCGTCGAGGTCCGGGACGTCCAGCAGCCGGTGCCCGGCGTGATCGTGCACTCCGGCGGGGTGCTGTTCGGCGAGGTGGTGCTCGGCGCGTCCGCGTACGCCACCATCGACACCGACCGCCGCCGGGCCGTCTCGCGCGCCCACTCGGCCACCCACCTGACCCACCAGGCGCTGCGCGACGCGCTCGGCCCGACCGCCGCCCAGGCCGGTTCGGAGAACGCGCCGGGCCGCTTCCGGTTCGACTTCGGCTCGCCCGCCGCCGTCCCCGGCTCGGTGCTGACCGACGTCGAGCAGAAGATCAACGAGGTGCTGGTCCGCGAGCTCGACGTCACCGCCGAGGTGATGACGATGGACCAGGCCCGCAAGCAGGGCGCCATCGCGATGTTCGGCGAGAAGTACGGCGACTCGGTGCGCGTGGTCACCATCGGCGACTTCTCCAAGGAGCTGTGCGGCGGCACGCACGTCGGCAACACCGCCCAGCTGGGCCTGGTGAAGCTGCTCGGCGAGTCCTCGATCGGCTCCGGCGTGCGCCGGGTCGAGGCGCTGGTCGGCGTCGACGCGTACAAGTTCCTGGCCCGCGAGCACACCGTGGTCTCCCAGCTGACCGAGCTGGTCAAGGGCCGCCCGGAGGAGCTGCCGGAGAAGATCTCCGGGATGCTCGCCAAGCTCAAGGACGCCGAGAAGGAGATCGAGAAGTTCCGCGCGGAGAAGGTCCTCCAGGCCGCCGCGGGCCTCGCCGAGGGCGCCGAGGACGTCCGGGGCGTGGCCCTGGTCGCAGCCCGGGTCGGTGACGGCACCGGCGCGGACGAGCTGCGCAAGCTGGTGCTGGACGTCCGGGCCCGGCTCGGCTCCCGCCCGGCCGTGGTCGCCGCGTTCACCGTCGCGAACGACCGCCCGCTGACCGTGATCGCCACCAACGAGGACGCCCGCGGCCGCGGCATCAAGGCCGGCGAGCTGGTCCGCGCCGCGGCCAAGACCCTCGGCGGCGGCGGTGGCGGCAAGGACGACGTGGCGCAGGGCGGCGGCACCGACCCGGCCGCCGTCGCGGCCGCCATCGAGGCCGTGCGGGCACTGGTGGCCGAGCGCGCGTGA
- the ppk2 gene encoding polyphosphate kinase 2 gives MPKKLYEDELLRLQRELVKLQEWVRVEGVRMVIVFEGRDAAGKGGAIKRVTEYLNPRIARIAALPAPTERQRGQWYFQRYVEQLPAAGEMVLFDRSWYNRAGVEKVMGFCTDEEYWQFLHQCPTFERMLVEAGILLRKYWFSVSDVEQERRFRDRLDDPMRQWKLSPMDVESITRWEDYSRAKDEMFVYTDLPESPWNVVDSDDKRRSRINMVAHLLSTVPYREVAKPVVTLPPRPEPRGYQRPPRDLQKYVFDHAATVLARAGQ, from the coding sequence ATGCCCAAGAAGCTCTACGAGGACGAGCTGCTGCGCCTCCAGCGCGAACTGGTCAAGCTCCAGGAGTGGGTCCGGGTCGAGGGCGTCCGGATGGTGATCGTCTTCGAGGGCCGCGACGCGGCCGGCAAGGGCGGCGCCATCAAGCGCGTCACCGAGTACCTCAACCCCCGGATCGCCCGGATCGCCGCCCTGCCCGCCCCCACCGAGCGCCAGCGCGGCCAGTGGTACTTCCAGCGCTACGTCGAACAGCTCCCGGCGGCCGGCGAGATGGTCCTGTTCGACCGCTCCTGGTACAACCGGGCCGGCGTCGAGAAGGTGATGGGCTTCTGCACCGACGAGGAGTACTGGCAGTTCCTGCACCAGTGCCCCACCTTCGAACGGATGCTGGTCGAGGCCGGCATCCTGCTGCGCAAGTACTGGTTCTCGGTCAGCGACGTCGAGCAGGAGCGCCGCTTCCGCGACCGGCTCGACGACCCGATGCGGCAGTGGAAGCTCTCCCCGATGGACGTCGAGTCCATCACCCGTTGGGAGGACTACTCGCGGGCCAAGGACGAGATGTTCGTCTACACCGACCTCCCCGAGTCGCCCTGGAACGTCGTCGACAGCGACGACAAGCGCCGGTCCCGGATCAACATGGTCGCCCACCTGCTGTCCACCGTCCCGTACCGCGAGGTGGCCAAGCCCGTCGTCACCCTGCCGCCGCGCCCCGAGCCGCGCGGCTACCAGCGGCCGCCGCGCGACCTCCAGAAGTACGTCTTCGACCACGCCGCGACGGTGCTGGCGCGGGCCGGGCAGTAG